In Fulvia fulva chromosome 10, complete sequence, a single window of DNA contains:
- a CDS encoding Ribosome biogenesis protein ytm1 translates to MAADNTAQVRIQLRTKDSDIELPETGEILVSTDLKRYQLSTLVNRLLDTEKPVPLEFLINGQFLRTSLDDYLTQNGISAETTLSVEYVKALVPPTHVASYEHDDWVSCVDVLSQGPQSRILSGSFDGSLSIWNMSSNKVATGQWHKARVNSAAFVSKTEVASAGVDRSLVIWDLKDAETGQGTLKPKLELLGHQSSIESLAVSASTSRILTASADGRIGLWSTKKSEGTTAPEVVAPSNKRRKLSGPEVTIPQRGALGMLEGHRDQVKDIVFDEKDHTVAYSASQDHTVKTWDLTTNRSVDTRTTAQSLTSLLHLPEQSLIAAGGTQRYIDLVDPREGATKVSAMQLRGHQGIVNSLAQNPELSYQIVSASNDGTCRIWDLRAGSNEATGDRVGSSVFVIERDSQRGKKADQGDASRVFSVCWDREVGIVSGGRDKMLQINKGS, encoded by the exons ATGGCGGCCGACAATACAGCGCAGGTGCGCATTCAGCTCAGAACCAAGGACAGCGATATTGAGCTACCGGAGACTGGCGAAATTTTGGTATCGACTG ACCTGAAGCGTTATCAACTTTCCACGCTCGTGAACCGTCTCCTGGATACAGAGAAGCCCGTTCCCCTCGAGTTCCTGATCAATGGCCAATTCTTGCGCACATCGTTGGACGACTATCTCACTCAGAATGGCATTTCCGCAGAGACGACATTGTCTGTAGAGTACGTCAAAGCGCTCGTACCACCAACACATGTCGCCAGCTACGAGCACGATGACTGGGTCTCTTGCGTGGACGTGCTCTCCCAAGGCCCACAAAGTCGCATACTATCAGGATCGTTCGATGGAAGCCTCTCGATCTGGAACATGAGCTCCAACAAAGTGGCAACTGGACAATGGCACAAAGCTCGAGTCAATAGCGCAGCATTTGTGTCGAAGACGGAGGTCGCCAGCGCAGGTGTAGACCGCTCTTTGGTGATTTGGGACCTCAAGGATGCGGAGACTGGTCAGGGTACCCTCAAGCCGAAGTTGGAATTGCTAGGCCACCAGTCATCGATAGAGAGCCTAGCAGTGAGCGCATCCACTTCTAGGATTCTGACTGCTTCCGCAGACGGTCGGATAGGCCTCTGGAGCACCAAGAAGTCGGAAGGCACGACTGCGCCCGAGGTAGTTGCACCTTCCAACAAGCGCCGCAAGCTGTCTGGGCCGGAGGTTACTATTCCTCAAAGAGGTGCTCTGGGTATGCTGGAGGGACACAGAGACCAGGTAAAGGATATCGTGTTCGACGAGAAAGACCACACAGTAGCCTACAGCGCTTCTCAAGACCACACAGTGAAGACGTGGGACCTCACAACGAACAGATCTGTGGACACAAGAACGACCGCGCAAAGCCTCACATCACTGCTGCACCTTCCAGAACAATCACTAATAGCCGCGGGAGGCACACAACGCTACATCGATCTTGTCGATCCAAGGGAAGGAGCGACCAAGGTGTCGGCCATGCAGCTGAGAGGCCATCAAGGCATCGTCAACTCTCTGGCGCAGAACCCGGAGCTAAGCTATCAGATTGTTTCCGCCAGTAACGACGGCACCTGCAGGATATGGGATTTGCGAGCAGGAAGTAATGAGGCGACTGGTGACAGAGTAGGAAGTAGCGTCTTTGTGATTGAGCGTGATTCTCAAAGAGGGAAGAAGGCGGATCAAGGTGATGCGAGCAGGGTGTTCTCGGTGTGCTGGGATAGGGAGGTCGGGATCGTGAGTGGTGGTCGCGACAAAATGCTGCAGATCAACAAGGGCAGCTAG